The window attgctgttttatatttatgtttacgtattgttgggtttgaatattgttgtgatgtcgttaatgttttgtttaaatttagttagcttattatgaaagatagactgtaattttaaacgccatatagggtgttgtaaaggccaatatgaagggagaattgtaatgggtcagacattatttccgagtttaatttaagttttgtttgctactttaaaataaatttcgtttcatataatttgtctcttaatttgaatcgatgttttgttgataagttttgtgaatataaattaataaaaacaatattgttgtaatgttgtttatgttttgtttaaatttagttagcttattacgaaagatagactgtaattttaaacgccatatagggtgttgtaaaggccaatatgaagggagaattgtaatgggtcagacattattttcgagtttaatttaagttttgttttctactttaaaattaatttcgtttcagataatttgtctcttaattttaatcgatgttttgttgataagttttgtgaatataaattaataaaaacaatattgttgtaatgttgttcatgttttgtttaaatttagttagcttattacgaaagatagactgtaatttgtaacgccatatagggcgttgtaaaggccaatatgaagggagaattgtaatgggtcagacattattttcgagtttaatttaagttttgtgtatactttaaaatgaatttcgtttcatataatttgtctcttaattttaatcgatgttttgttgataagttttgtgaatataaattaataaaaacaatattgttgtaatgttgtttatgttttgtttatgttttgtttaaatttagttagcttattacgaaagatagactgtaattttaaacgccatatagggcattgtaaaggccaatattaAGGGATCGCAATGGGTCAGaaattattttcgagtttaatttaagttttgttttctactttaaaattaatttcgtttcagataatttgtctcttaattttaatcgatgttttgttgataagttttgtgaatataaattaataaaaacaatattgttgtaatgtgtttatgttttgtttaaatttagttagcttattacgaaagatagactgtaattttaaatgccaTATAGGGcattgtaaaggccaatattaAGGGAtcgtaatgggtcagacattattttcgagtttaatttaagttttgttttctactttaaaattaatttcgtttcagataattagtctcttaattttaatcgatgttttgttgataagttttgtgaatataatttaataaaaacaataaactcaacaacgtcattattatttaatgctcgtttagccgcttgcgcttttagctatttgtgtgttgctagcggaggacgtgcacggacctcgcacacttttaaaaattaatgcaataagcctttctgtaggctaaagctatacttcacctctttgtttgattgaagtttgcatttgctgaaatttatttttgcttcaagttctttagtactgttcacttgaatgctttctttttaaatcataaagacctttctgtttagttataaaatcaaaattaacctattaatcatattaatatgttgtaggggggagctagaacagtataagactttcccaaacacatttttatatgttcaaaaatagtgtctgttgtagttgccaCCAAAGGACCCAGGTATgattttgtcaatatcgcacacccctaggctgcataaatgcgcaaaggtaagctattattagagtaatatgttattttacacttttatgcacatgcccagttacgtgattggtcatgtttcatgcgtttatggtggtttatagtgtggatgaagattctttttaaaatgccagtataaacgaggatcgtttttaGCCAAAATACATTACATGGGTCAAAATGATTGATTATATAATttatgcagattttttttaggatattatgtaaagatcacaTTTAATGAAGATATTTCCTAaagtaaatatatcaaaattgtatttgTGGTGCAGCAAAATCGCAAACAAACTTTGCCAGAAACTCATCAAGAGACTTTACTCTTTGGGGATTTCACATTCAATTTAGgtttaaatgtaaaagtttACAATTTTCCTGTTCAGTCCAAAACGTCATTACAGCGTAAGCTAGTAGCGAGCACTAAAACAAAATGTGGTCCAGGGCCATAGATATCAATATTTGGTGGTTTAAATATCCATGCAAAGTCTCTGTTAAATTTGTtaagctttttttttaaattctttttcaAAGGTAAGTAAGTGCACATTTCAGAATTGTCACACCCAAATGTCATGTCTATAAGGTTTTTTTCTTCcacaattttatgtttcaaacagagatgcaAAAGTTACTGATTTACTTTATTCTTACCTGTTGTGTGTTGcctaaaaatgtaatgtattgTCCAGTTGAAAAGTTTGTATACGCAGACATTtgataataacacattttagtgttgcaatggcaatgcAACAACACCGTGAAACTGTGATATTTTTGCTTAAGGTTATCATACTGCCAAAAACATGACACCCGAATACTTCAAAACAAAGCATGCATACTCAGGTTTAACCCTTGTGTACCTGTCCAGCAGTTCCCAGTCTTCTCCGCCCCAGCGGTCTTTAAACTCCTCTGTGTTCATTCCACCAATCTTATCAAAATCTGACTTGTAAATACCAAACAGCCCGAATCCGTTCACCTCCCAGTAACCTACAGTGATAGAGAGATGTATTTCATTAGTACAACGTCATAAAGAGAAATACGCCTATTAAGGTCACTTCTTGATTTTtcttcatgttgttttttatattacacacatcaattaaaaaaagtttttaataaattattttatttaatattacatataatatcacattttaaacatttaagcatACATCTTCagaattgattttaaatatcatGAATAAAATATAGGCTAATTAACTctttgacgagttatctcaaataaaaaaaaacatttccctgccaatgtcGCTTTCCTGACATGTTTtttggtaatctgtaattccgcttTTATACACTAGATggccaatttataaaaaactgaagctaaaataaattttttaacatttaaaactctgtgtatgttttgaaaatcattctgaatctgatctctaacaaaattcctttacaaaaatgcaataattttagctttttgcacgaaaaatgctggcgaccaactttaaaaaaaggctggcgtgGAATGAGTACAAAGGGGgtttatttttgcacttaaatatacacttgtatatatatatatatatatatatatatatatatatatatatatatatatatatatatatatatatatatatatatatatatatatatatatatatatatatatatatatatatatatatatatacactctcATTTTATTGaccaggggcggagtgggaccaaaaaatctaccgggaaatttcgtataccaccggccctccgtggtaaaaaaatgtctcgtagcctatttgtagtaaaactacactctaaaaacaaacggtgctatatagcaccaaaagtggttctttgctcgtaatcctagaagaaccgtttttagtgccatatagcaccggtgaagcaccagtgaagcacctgtgtagaaccatatagtgctttgtagaaccatatgtggtgctatagtggtgctatatggcccctatatggttctacacaggtgcttcactggtgcttcacctgtgctatatggcactaaaaacggttcttctatgattacgatccaaagcaacagttttggtgctatatagaaccgtttgtttttttagagtgtagggtaatacaaatcgtaatcaatttgcccaaaaaaaataataataataattttcataatattaataaaatcattaaatcatggctaattttcctaaatgagtaactatacaaaattatacctgtttgaaagacggagttGCGCacctcaatcagctattacataacagagcgagaccagagatgaacgtgctcataaacgtgagtaatatggaataatttgtgcatctttaaatagctgtaagaatatttcctttaaatatcatttttgtcatataaagttttgagagataataatgttttttccacggttattgcttatttattttaacgtgtttggcgcattacctcagagattattttagaaatattgcttttttccggctaataataatacaatttacattccaatcctgcttccttgtctttttattcatttcattatgctgtaatgttaatttatatgtggatatttaatggcatatgagacgttcattgccgttatattatctcgtctaatattcaaatcatatccggaataatgtgtgcatctagaatacagtttatttgaaaataatttttgtcaaagttttgagaaataataatgttgtgaggatatttatatatttcagttgaatactctcgtctactaatatggaaatctaatagaaatctaatagtaggaaatataaaatgtgatactgcaaagttacccttctaaattttatttattatatatagccatatggagataaacctttgcaaatgtgcttattttatccattcaagtactgaccaccaggctagagattttaaacatccttaatccacactttctatcaaatagtctccgcttgatggatcaatccgaccGCGAATGTACTGAAATAAACAGGCATTCGACGATTTTTTGGCCAGGTCACACTtgtgaaagttttttttaaccttgtgtgtgtgtgtgtgtattaccATCAGGCTCATATGGTGAACTTCCACAGCCCAGTCTCATGACTATAGGAGCAAAAGCCAGTTTCCCCTCGACACAGTGTTTCCTGACGCTCTCCAGAATGTTCAAAGGAAAATGAATGTGCAGGTCACACAAAAACACTATACTGTGACGGTCCTGTAAGTAAAATTAAACACCACGCACATGTAAGCTTACAAAATAACTGTGGAGCTTTTCCAAATCTCAGCCAGTTGGCTGGCAAGGTCAAAGGTTTGATTCCCAGAAAAtgcacatactaataaaaagtCTAAATGTATTTCAAGTCAATAATGTAAAGCTTCTGTCCCCCAACTTGTACAGCATAGCAACACAAAGGCCATAGGTTTATTTTATACTAAGAAAAATACACTGAAGCAAATAAAATGATCTACCCAATGCATAAAGCTAATGTAAATATTACTGATCCAAAGCATTATGCTTATCTAACGTAAGAATCACCTGAGGATCCTTATAAACAGATTAAACCTCATCTTTCCTACAGGGTTTCTTCTCTGATAATCAGCCTTATTGTGTTGAGGTTTAAAGTTAAATCCTTGCATGGAAAACTGGGTCACTGGTGCTGTAACAACGTATGGGAATCGCTGTAATGATAAATGTCTTTGTACTAAAACCATTTGTCAAACTCATAATTACAAATTACAGAAGAGCACAATACATTCAGTTTAAACAGCGACTATCTGCGCTGGTATATAGAGCTGTGAGCGTAGAAATGAAGTCATTTTCAGTGCAAACAATGAGTGTAAATGAGTTTTATTATATGCATCCATTATGCACCTGATTATTACTATTATATAATTATGTGCATCTCATTTGCATAATCCATTTAGTTAGCACTAAAACAATGCTGATGTGggcataaaaataaaatcattaggCATCATTTAGTTCTTTCTAAATATCTTCTTAtgaacatttatatttgtttgattTCCAGAAAGTTGTGTCTAAATAGTTTTATCTAAAGTTAAGCATTTTGCAGCCATTTATATTGAAAGTGACTAACAGTGGATCGAAGTCAGACATCAGTATATGGGTCAATAATAAAACAAGCTCATAAaaacacatatatattttttttaaatcaatgtgtttaaaaagtgtTGATTGTTAAACAACatgaattttaattattttcttcaCAATATCTTTGAAATCCTCATTTAAAGAaatgtcaggtggtacaacTATTGTGCATTTCCCAGATAAGTTTTAATGCGCTCCTGTATCATGCTGATAGCATGATGGTTTATTTAATAGTATCAtttagtgttgtagtcaagaccacctaaaccgagaccaagtcatgaccaagacaggccgagaccgagacaagaccaagactttaaagggtcgagaccaagtcaagaccaagaccattgcaagtcactgcattaaaacacttatgataaaatgtggaatatgcatatgattagacACTTcttgtctgtctctgtgtgtgtgtgtgtgtgtgtgtgtgtgtgtgtgtgtgtgtgtgtgtgtgtgtgcgtgcgtgcgtgcgtgcgtgtgtgtgtgtgtgtatgccatcagagaagttgataaaataatcaaaggcattgcagatatgtgtgaatttatctttgtctataagcaaataaataataaaagtttttagtaataacattagaaaaattgtcattgggagaaacttaaacaatgcttaaaaaatgccaacatcatatgccaaacctgaataaactgcataaaatgtatgataaaaaataaatttgtgatgtgctataagttgtggtcttgaccggtcttgaaataaaattccgagtcctctttgtctgagaccgagacgagaccgagtaaaaatgcggtcgattccaagactTTACAAATAAACTTTACAATAAAACTAACTTTTGACTATAAAAGTATAAATTTAAGagcaataattaaaaaaagagtATAATAGCAATTATAGACAGCCTTAGCTTGAATAAAAAAGCTAAATAAGCTAAATTATTAggtaattaaattatttatcttaatatttttatttcttaggGGGATTCATAGCAGTCGACCCTTTCTTTCTGGTTGCACCACCTGACATCTGcaatgaatttacatttaatagaCTTCTGCTTGGATGATGGTATAAGATTTTGCCTGCAATATCAAATTCATAAATATACTTTTCAAACACAAAGAGTGTTtgataaaatagcatttttctagttttacattGGCTGTACCACCTGACACAGAAGGTGTACCAGCTTACCCATTACATTTAAGTAGCTATTTGTCATTTCAGTATTTGAGAAATTTACAAACTTCATTCAGCCATAAAGACCACCTGGCGTTCAATGGATGATGTGATATCATGTTTACGGTTTATACTTGTTATCTTGTTACCCATGATTGCGGTTGTACTACCTTGATATTGAAGAACATACAAAttgttggacaaaaactactgATATTCCTGAATATCACTTTATCACTTGCCTTAAACTGCTAATTTATACGGACAATGCCCCACATGCCATTTTACAAGTTTGAGataccaaaacaaaaaatttactattaaaaaatactgaaaatgtatttaaaataaataggtTTTATAGAATAAAGTGGCACATGtcataaatgtttcattttttataGCACATAATGCCTCTGGACACCAAAATATGCATGTTGTCATTGACGCATATGAATTACCTGGGAAATGCATTGCTCAAGTAAAACGCATTACTTTGGCATTCTTAGTACCATCAATCTATCAGTTGAAGTGTAATACATCAAATAATCTGGAAAACATAACTAGCACAAGTGTTTTTGTACCTCTATGGTGTCCACACCGATCTGTAACCCCGCAGAACGTTCAAAGTTTCCCTCTCTTTTTAAATACTCGTATCTGTTGCAAAAACACAggacttttatttaaaacaaatcttCAAGACAATCCAAAGATAAAGATTATACATTTCAAAATCttaatgtaaagaaaaagaaacaaattcaaCACCAGCAACatgcttttatatttatatattatacaaaCCTATATAAACATCagcaacactttacaataaagttgcatttgttaaaatttgttaatgcattagctaacataaactaacaatgagcaatatagttgctcatcatttattaatctttgttcatcagtccttccagaaaatagtttttttgtgattgtagcgggcaaaaatccttgatcttgatctttttttttaaatgcgatggaatatgcaagATATTTATgtgatgaaattgcgggaactcggaaaaattgcgggaacttgcaaaaactgcgagaACTTTTCGTTGATGTTCACGtcgcgtaattacgtcacttcataacgttccaatggcaacaggggacggctgcacttgtgtgaagtaaatgcaacatttttcaactttctgctaagatttatatgactttttgctacgaaaatgcggggattatgaaatcatgcaagccctgcatattttgcgcacagaaatttatgctgcgaaattgtggcgtttaaaaaaaattgtccgccgcataaatatgcggactttggctgattatgcattgaatcatgcgattgcATAATCAtgttttctggagggactggttAATGTTAGTTTATGTCAAAATGATGGTTCATGTCAATTCatagtgcattaactaatgttaacagtttataaatgttttattaaatgcaTAAACTAAggttaataaatgctgtagatgTATTGTTCATAGTTAGTTAattttagctaatgcattaactaatgtaaacaaatacaacTAATGTAAGCACACGGTCGAATGCAAAGCCTTGCAAAGCAGTTTGAGTCCTACCTATACACAGACGTTTGATGCATGTACATTGCGTGCACACTATTTCAATGACAAAATTTGCGTCACATGCACTGTAAGTGCATCCTCATGTATGCGTAAATACTGAACTATACTTCTagctttattgtaaagtgttacctataAATCTAATAAtctatattaattattatgtataaatggAGGTGTGTACCGGGGAACAGAGCTCTCTCTAAGTGCCTGTTCCACATCCATGTCTTCACTCTGGAAATCCACGATGATGATGTTGAAATTTTTGTCCTTGGTCTCACGGTGTAGGAGCTCCATGTCTGAAATGAACTGCTGAACCCATCTGGCTTGGTTCTTAACTAGACGAAACATATGGACAAATAAGTCAATGTAACGTCAGGTAGCATCCTGGGTTGGTTGTCAAAAAAATTGGCCAAAAACATGCCCATCTTTACTTGTGTTTACTTTTGGACATATCAGCCGACATCATTAACCACTTAACTGGCACTACAAAATGTACCATGACGTCTTTTTTCCACTGTAGCATCACTGGCTGGCAAAGCAGGGGTTTGGCATACACTGTACCCCACTGTGGAGTGGCGTGAGCCCCTTGGGTGGGCGTATGAGAGGGCGTAGGTGAGCTGGGGACCGGGGCGGAAGGGGATGATGCAGTCGCCCCCTCCATGTTCTCCAGACTGTCTTTCACCCGCCCGCGGTGCATCAGCATGTAGATGTACTCGGACAAACGGACCACTTTACGACCTCTCTCCATCAGCTCCAGCTCAATGAGGTAACGGTTACCGCGAGCGGAGTCACGTCGCTTCTCTACGTTTATGATCCGGAGGAGAGTGTAGATCCTGCGAAAAGCGAGAATAAAAACGTGACTGGTACGCAGAGCGAGAATCGAGCGAAACATTTCACATAAATACTTTGAGGAAAAATAAACTACAGATGAACGTACAACAAAGCTAATAGTGAAAATAAACATTGTGTGGATACCGGTATTTGGTCGGTATATTGCGATATATTTCGCAgctaacttaaagggacacaaggcagcatttttatgttaataaatcatcttcgtaagtcggtatatggttaaatgactcattaccggACGAATGAAGTCTCTCTtacccgcccctaccgtctgtaggaagaataccccacttgcaacttcgctgtatccgacccggtgtccttcagtcttgcaaagtctcagatatcgcgAGAAGCAGTATCACTTTACAGCAAACAACACAGAGGCAGGCGAGCTAAACACGGCTAGCGATTGTTGGGGAAGAAGCATCGAAAACCCTTGACGGAAGGGAAACCTAACTGGATTGGAAATAAGCTGATAAACTTGGTTCCGAGGGGGGAGGGACAACAGTTCGTTTTTACGAAAGCATTTACtttcagacactagggggagctcgtAGAGAAATATTACGCAGACTTGCCTGGTTTCCCTTTAAGTGCTCGGCTCTTTCAATACAAAGCAACAATCGAACAAGAAAACGTGCACAGAAAAACGCGCTTCTCACCCTCCAGTGCGTTCGTTGAGTTTCTCCATGTATTGCGCTAAAACGTCCACTACTTCATTTTCGGGTAACTGCAGGTTTCCCGACACGTTGCACCGTAGATCATTCCAATCCGAGCGTAGGGTCTCAAAGTCCATGCTGTTGACGGAAAACGTCCTTTGCCAATTAATGGCCTCCTCCGCCCACCCCGGGCGTGGCTCTACATCCTCGTAGCTGTACTCCGACAGGCCTCCCTCCTCGTCCCGTTCCTGATCCGTCTCTGGATGCTGCTGCTGGGACTCCGTGATCTCGGACGTGTGCAAGTAGGAAGTGACGCGAAGAGGCTCGGTCGGAAGAACGTTCGAGGAGGAATTACCGGGTGGTGGGGTTGGGGTAGGAGGTGCTTGAGGGGTTGTAATGACCCTTGAAGGATGATTTCGTTTCTCCAGGACACCTCGAATCTTTTTATCGAATCGACTCGGCACAGAGTTTTCTGCTGGTCTGCTGATGTTGGTGCCTACTGGAGGAACTTTGTTTTCCCGAGCAAATATCTGGGATGCACGCAGAGCTCCTTTGCTGAGTTTTGGTTTAGCACTGAGGTTCACCAGTTTTGTAGTTTTGCCATTCTGGTACAAGAAGACACCGGGAAAGACCTCTTTGGGTTGGCGTGAAATGGGACTTTGCTTCTCCTTAGCCGGACGAGGTCTGGTAATATAGATCTTATTGTCCTCCTTCTTACGCTCCTTGTTGGTGTGGCTGTTCGTACCTTGGGAACGAACAGTATGGGCGGGATTGCCAAGGATTTGCTTAGCACGGCTATTGAGGGCCACCAAAGAGGATTTTTGTGGAAACAACAAAGCCGAGCGGCTTATTTTGGGTGAACGGTCTTGTGAGTCCTGAAGGTCTTTTTGAATCCAGGTGAGGGAGCGACCTCGTACCGCATTTTCACTTTTTGTCGACCCTGTCTTAGCTTGCTGGTCAAGAGCTTCTTCATCTAAATTATTTGGTTGAGCATCGCCCACCTGACTATCTTTCGTGTAAAAGCGTCTTTGCTCTCTCCTCACAGCTCGACTGTGCAAATCTACGTCGTCTTTTTCTGGCATTGTGGGAACTGACTTGTGGGAGGGACTTAAGGTGTGACTTGATTGGCTGGGAGGGGAAATCTTCTTTGTGGACTGGGTGCCAACAACTTGTGCTTCATCATCTGGCTCCACCCCTTCTTCTTCTTCAAGAAAATCTACAAAATACCACACACATATAAAATTCATACcacattcataaaaaatgtggggTCTGACTAGTATTTTGAACAATAACAGATAGATCTGAGTGAGTGGTATACacccacctaaaggattattaggaacacctattcaatttctcattagtgcaatggtgtgggggatgttttcttggcacactttaggccctttAGTGCCAAGTGGGCATCGTTTTAATGCCACGGCTTACCCGAGCATTGTTTTTGAcgatgtccatccctttatgaccaccatgtacccatcctctgatggctacttccagcaggataatacacaatgtaacaaagctcgaatcatttcaaattggtttcttgaacatgacaatgagttcactgttcTAAAATGGCTCCCAcaatcaccagatctcaacccaatagagcatctttgggatgtggtggaacgggagcttcgtgccctggatgtgcatcccacaaatctccattaactgcaagatgttatcctattaatatgggccaacatttcaaaagaatgctttcagcaccttgttgaatcaatgctacgtagaattaaggcagtctgaaggcgaaagggggtcaaacacagtattagtatggtgttcctaataatcctttaggcgagtgtatgtatattttttcagATCAGTTGTATTCGATTTTCAATtttgtgattggcttgattgcTCTTTCACTTCACTCTCGATGCAAGTACATCTTTAAGTTTgtttaatttgtgtgtgtgtgtgtgtgtgtgtgtgtgtgtgtgttatttatttattaggggtcaagcccccaGAATGggctattgtatctgttagttttctttttctttttcttcctccgccattgcggtctatggcagcctatagaaccgtacgtaggaaagttatgaaattttgcacactgatagaggactgTCCAAAAcgtctccacagcaaatttgaagtctgtatctctaacccgctagcgccaccaacagtccaaatttgcacttatgtatttgcttataacttctgacccctAAGTCCTAAacactaaattcttgtttcctctgattccttggctcaagacgattcgattgaaCCATATGACGtaattttccgtcatgaaaaattttctgccattttgatttattcataaaacctacttttgcgaacttgtcctagagcttttgcccaattgccacgaaaaacggtatgtagcatctacagaccctcacggcaaaaagttatggaattcatttCAATTCGTCAATCCGTTTCCGTAAaccgcgtcaacgaattttatgTAGAccgcaaaaaaacggatttgaggatgtatcttcggcaaacttaggcctattgacacgacacttggtacttctgatgccagtgAGGAACTCAGGGTGcttgcacagtttcgtcgcagcgccacctagtggccagagaaaggttttatacacctataactttggcttcgattgacgtattttcacgggacttgtttctttggagttctgaatagttgccgagtccaacgataccaaacatgccagaatccgccttacggttagccctgcgcagcaaaatagcgcttaagtaacacgcgtgaatatctccgcgaacgttt is drawn from Misgurnus anguillicaudatus chromosome 6, ASM2758022v2, whole genome shotgun sequence and contains these coding sequences:
- the LOC129433393 gene encoding N-acetyl-beta-glucosaminyl-glycoprotein 4-beta-N-acetylgalactosaminyltransferase 1, giving the protein MMLRFPVKKIRKQFKLLLLLVLLTFAVWFTYLHINQGKSIKLHFNYGKDSERPMEGTDTSHKRGSRSSDKLRKSEDTSNSQEEENAQEDEPNASTPHDKDQAKILKFLTLKYKKLPWKPEFKGQANLHVFEDWCGSSVSQLRKNLHFPLYPHTRTTVKKLAVAPKWKNYGLRIFGYLLPYKDGDFQFAVSSDDNSEFWLSSDENPLNARLLAYVGKLGSEWTAPGEFTKFRSQTSKSVHLMVSRRYYFEILHKQDEKGSDHVEVGWRPFLPGLKYEVIDSAYISLYTDESSLKMNHVDHVPQTLASHSLLPSDIRTRSQHGADMLQPDPRDTFFNIPMIEPARLENVLPSCLYSPTYVVKDFPIARYQGLQFVYLSFVYPNDFTRLTHMEKENKCFYRESPIYLEKFGFYKYMKMDEEEDDRPFFFPNPDDFLEEEEGVEPDDEAQVVGTQSTKKISPPSQSSHTLSPSHKSVPTMPEKDDVDLHSRAVRREQRRFYTKDSQVGDAQPNNLDEEALDQQAKTGSTKSENAVRGRSLTWIQKDLQDSQDRSPKISRSALLFPQKSSLVALNSRAKQILGNPAHTVRSQGTNSHTNKERKKEDNKIYITRPRPAKEKQSPISRQPKEVFPGVFLYQNGKTTKLVNLSAKPKLSKGALRASQIFARENKVPPVGTNISRPAENSVPSRFDKKIRGVLEKRNHPSRVITTPQAPPTPTPPPGNSSSNVLPTEPLRVTSYLHTSEITESQQQHPETDQERDEEGGLSEYSYEDVEPRPGWAEEAINWQRTFSVNSMDFETLRSDWNDLRCNVSGNLQLPENEVVDVLAQYMEKLNERTGGIYTLLRIINVEKRRDSARGNRYLIELELMERGRKVVRLSEYIYMLMHRGRVKDSLENMEGATASSPSAPVPSSPTPSHTPTQGAHATPQWGTVYAKPLLCQPVMLQWKKDVMVHFVVPVKNQARWVQQFISDMELLHRETKDKNFNIIIVDFQSEDMDVEQALRESSVPRYEYLKREGNFERSAGLQIGVDTIEDRHSIVFLCDLHIHFPLNILESVRKHCVEGKLAFAPIVMRLGCGSSPYEPDGYWEVNGFGLFGIYKSDFDKIGGMNTEEFKDRWGGEDWELLDRVLQNGLEVERLRLRNFFHYYHSKRGMWNSQSSKTPKG